A genome region from Meriones unguiculatus strain TT.TT164.6M chromosome 2, Bangor_MerUng_6.1, whole genome shotgun sequence includes the following:
- the LOC132652538 gene encoding uncharacterized protein LOC132652538 codes for MRLQRKQNEDGRGKAAPGLSHTLPPSPAPRIDLLFIIWLRVTSRTPDGSKRPLARGPAAAGGRKPRLWAFPGVWSPPCCHTGDKAAESTRGSAQAAESLVPSCPGRSWWNRRPPPEGSRPYTLLFLSYTYTRRSLGRNERSVSVSAAFSRGSPRHVSSVRPNSCLWGSQGQRRNTPTTALHSPSVTPSRRLSSLPFPQPRPQLSAAPAPARANLPTQSLQTTGGCAGPGAMSAGKDRRGAAQRRPHQPSSAWPGSFCLQTPSPVTRNTPRSWKRAQRLREQAAPPEVLSSIPSNHVVAHNLYSEIWCPLLVSRCTCRKNAVYIINIKKYFSEEMFSLCISEELGRRKKKQVRFVGLRTWMEHDYMLTSS; via the exons ATgaggctgcagaggaagcagaACGAGGACGGTCGTGGAAAGGCGGCGCCCG GACTGTCACACACACTCCCCCCTTCTCCTGCACCCCGCATTGACCTGCTTTTCATCATCTGGCTGCGTGTAACCTCGCGGACGCCAGATGGCAGCAAAAGGCCGCTCGCTCGAGGCCCTGCGGCGGCCGGCGGCCG TAAACCTCGACTCTGGGCCTTCCCCGGAGTGTGGTCTCCTCCGTGTTGCCACACTGGAGACAAAGCGGCCGAGAGCACCCGGGGTAGCGCGCAGGCTGCCGAGAGCCTAGTCCCGAGCTGCCCTGGGCGTTCTTGGTGGAACAGGAGGCCTCCGCCGGAAGGAAGTCGTCCTTACACGTTGCTTTTCCTTTCCTACACTTACACTCGGCGTTCTTTAGGAAGAAATGAGcggtctgtgtctgtctctgctgccttctcccgGGGCTCTCCTCGCCACGTTAGCTCAGTGCGCCCTAACTCCTGCCTGTGGGG TTCCCAGGGCCAGCGCAGAAACACCCCGACCACGGCTCTGCACAGCCCGTCTGTGACCCCTTCCCGGCGGCTAAGCAGCCTTCCCTTCCCACAGCCGCGGCCACAGCTTAGCGCAGCCCCCGCTCCCGCCCGCGCAAACCTGCCCACGCAGTCTCTGCAGACTACGGGCGGCTGCGCAGGACCTGGGGCTATGAGTGCTGGGAAGGACAGACGGGGTGCTGCCCAGAGAAGACCTCACCAGCCGAGCAGCGCCTGGCCAGGCTCCTTCTGCCTCCAGACGCCCAGCCCAGTTACACGAAACACCCCGCGCAGCTGGAAGAGGGCTCAGCGTTTAAGAGAgcaggctgctcctccagaggtcctgagttcaattcccagcaatcacgtggtggctcacaacctctatagtgagatctggtgccctcttctggtgagcaggtgtacatgcaggaagaatgctgtatacataataaatattaaaaaatatttttcggAAGAAATGTTTTCCTTGTGCATTTCAGAAGAACTAGGAAGACGCAAGAAAAAGCAG GTACGGTTTGTGGGTCTGAGAACTTGGATGGAGCATGACTACATGCTGACCAGCTCCTAA